In Chryseobacterium gotjawalense, the following are encoded in one genomic region:
- the rpsN gene encoding 30S ribosomal protein S14, with the protein MAKESMKARERKREATVAKYAEKRKALKEAGDYLGLQKLPKDASPVRLHNRCKLTGRPRGYMRTFGLSRVTFREMANNGLIPGVKKASW; encoded by the coding sequence ATGGCTAAAGAATCAATGAAAGCGCGTGAGCGCAAAAGAGAAGCTACGGTAGCTAAATATGCAGAGAAAAGAAAAGCTTTGAAAGAAGCTGGAGATTATCTTGGCTTACAAAAATTACCAAAAGATGCTTCGCCAGTAAGACTACACAACAGATGTAAATTAACTGGAAGACCAAGAGGTTACATGAGAACATTCGGTCTTTCAAGAGTAACTTTCAGAGAAATGGCCAACAACGGTCTTATCCCGGGAGTGAAAAAAGCAAGTTGGTAA
- the rplE gene encoding 50S ribosomal protein L5 yields MEYIARPKQIYKEKIVPTMMEEFGYKSVMQVPKLLKIVVSQGLGAATADKKIVDYGIEELTAITGQKAVGTLSKKDEAAFKLRKGMPVGARVTLRANQMYEFLDRLTSSALPRIRDFNGIKADGFDGRGNYNLGITEQIIFPEIAIDKVKKIQGMDITFVTSAKTDKEAKSLLTHFGMPFKKN; encoded by the coding sequence ATGGAATATATAGCAAGACCAAAACAAATATATAAAGAGAAAATTGTTCCTACAATGATGGAAGAATTTGGGTACAAATCTGTAATGCAGGTTCCTAAATTATTGAAAATCGTTGTGTCACAAGGTTTGGGTGCAGCAACAGCTGACAAGAAAATTGTTGATTACGGAATCGAAGAACTTACAGCAATCACTGGTCAAAAAGCAGTTGGAACTCTTTCTAAGAAAGATGAGGCAGCTTTCAAATTAAGAAAAGGAATGCCTGTAGGTGCTAGAGTTACTTTAAGAGCAAATCAAATGTATGAGTTCTTAGACCGATTAACTTCTTCAGCTTTACCACGTATCCGTGATTTTAACGGTATCAAAGCAGATGGTTTCGACGGTAGAGGAAATTACAACTTAGGGATTACTGAGCAAATCATCTTCCCAGAGATTGCAATTGACAAAGTAAAAAAAATCCAGGGGATGGACATTACTTTTGTAACTTCTGCGAAAACTGACAAAGAAGCTAAATCACTATTAACGCATTTCGGTATGCCTTTCAAAAAGAACTAA
- the rplN gene encoding 50S ribosomal protein L14 translates to MLQTESRLKVADNTGAKEVLVIRVLGGTRRRYASVGDKIVVTIKDSTPQGTAKKGTISKAVVVRTKKAVRRKDGSYIKFDDNACVLLNATGEMRGTRVFGPVARELRDKEYMKVISLAPEVL, encoded by the coding sequence ATGTTACAAACCGAATCAAGATTAAAAGTTGCTGATAACACAGGTGCAAAAGAAGTACTGGTTATTAGAGTTCTAGGAGGAACTAGAAGAAGATATGCTTCAGTTGGTGATAAGATCGTAGTTACTATCAAAGATTCTACACCACAAGGAACTGCAAAAAAAGGAACTATTTCTAAAGCAGTAGTGGTAAGAACAAAAAAAGCAGTAAGAAGAAAAGATGGTTCATACATCAAATTCGACGACAACGCTTGTGTTCTTTTAAACGCTACTGGTGAAATGAGAGGAACCAGAGTTTTCGGACCTGTGGCTCGTGAACTAAGAGACAAAGAATACATGAAAGTCATTTCATTAGCTCCTGAAGTACTTTAA
- the rpmD gene encoding 50S ribosomal protein L30, giving the protein MAKIQIKQVRSAIGRTKTQKRTLEALGLKKLHQVVEHDDTPAILGMVAAVGHLLEVQK; this is encoded by the coding sequence ATGGCAAAAATTCAAATCAAACAAGTAAGAAGCGCTATTGGTAGAACCAAAACTCAAAAGAGAACGCTTGAAGCATTAGGATTGAAAAAACTTCACCAAGTGGTAGAACATGACGATACTCCTGCAATTCTAGGAATGGTAGCGGCAGTAGGTCACTTATTAGAAGTACAAAAATAG
- the rpsE gene encoding 30S ribosomal protein S5, whose product MLGLDNIEKIKPGGLELKDRLVSVNRVTKVTKGGRAFGFSAIVVVGDEAGTVGFGLGKSKEVASAIAKAVEDAKKNLVKIPMKDHTIPHQTSARYGGADIFLRPATHGTGVIAGGTVRMVLESAGIKDILSKSKGSSNPHNVVKATFKALLDIRKPEEIARLRGISLNKVFNG is encoded by the coding sequence ATGTTAGGACTAGATAATATAGAAAAAATCAAACCGGGAGGATTAGAACTTAAAGATCGTCTCGTTTCAGTAAACAGAGTTACGAAAGTAACCAAAGGAGGTAGAGCTTTCGGATTTTCTGCAATCGTGGTTGTAGGAGACGAAGCTGGGACTGTAGGATTCGGTTTAGGAAAATCTAAAGAAGTTGCTTCGGCTATTGCAAAAGCAGTAGAAGATGCGAAGAAAAATTTAGTGAAAATTCCTATGAAAGATCATACAATTCCTCACCAAACATCCGCAAGATATGGTGGTGCAGATATCTTCTTGAGACCTGCAACTCATGGTACCGGTGTAATCGCTGGTGGTACAGTTCGTATGGTATTGGAATCTGCTGGTATTAAAGATATTCTTTCTAAATCTAAAGGTTCATCTAACCCACATAACGTAGTAAAGGCAACTTTCAAAGCGTTATTGGATATTAGAAAACCTGAGGAAATCGCAAGATTAAGAGGTATTTCATTAAATAAAGTGTTTAACGGTTAA
- the rplR gene encoding 50S ribosomal protein L18, with product MALSKVQKRNRIKRRVRGKISGSAELPRLSVYKSNKEIYAQLIDDKDGKTLASASSRALNAKGNKTEISAEVGKAIAEKAKAAGIEKIVFDRNGFVYHGRVKALADGAREGGLKF from the coding sequence ATGGCACTAAGCAAAGTACAAAAAAGAAATAGAATTAAAAGAAGAGTAAGAGGGAAAATCTCTGGCTCTGCTGAATTACCAAGATTATCAGTTTACAAAAGCAATAAAGAAATTTACGCGCAGTTGATCGACGATAAAGATGGTAAAACTTTAGCCTCAGCTTCATCAAGAGCGCTGAATGCAAAAGGAAACAAAACAGAAATCTCTGCAGAGGTAGGTAAAGCAATCGCTGAAAAAGCTAAAGCTGCAGGAATTGAAAAAATAGTGTTCGACAGAAACGGATTCGTATATCATGGTAGAGTGAAAGCTTTAGCTGATGGTGCGAGAGAAGGCGGACTAAAATTCTAA
- the rplX gene encoding 50S ribosomal protein L24 has translation MTKLKIKRGDNVIITTGKKEIKGKKGEVIEVIRKEGKDARVIVAGLNIVKKHTKPSAGNPQGGIVEKEASIHISNVMLIDKNGKPTKTGSKVEGDKKVRVAKSTGETL, from the coding sequence ATGACAAAGTTAAAAATCAAAAGAGGAGATAACGTAATCATCACTACCGGAAAGAAAGAAATTAAAGGTAAAAAAGGTGAGGTTATAGAAGTGATCAGAAAAGAAGGCAAAGACGCAAGAGTAATTGTTGCAGGTTTAAATATTGTTAAAAAACATACTAAACCATCTGCAGGAAATCCACAAGGCGGAATTGTAGAAAAAGAAGCATCAATCCATATTTCAAATGTTATGTTGATCGACAAAAACGGTAAACCAACAAAAACAGGAAGTAAGGTAGAAGGTGATAAGAAAGTGAGAGTTGCTAAATCAACCGGTGAAACTTTATAA
- the rplP gene encoding 50S ribosomal protein L16, translated as MLQPRRTKFRKVHKMKMKGIAQRGSQLAYGTFGIKANEGAWITARQIEAARIAATRYMKREGQLWIKVFPDKPITKKPAEVRMGKGKGAVEYWVSVVKPGKIMFEVGGVSYEVAKEALRLAAQKLPVTTRFVVANDFVQPQ; from the coding sequence ATGTTACAACCAAGAAGAACCAAATTCCGTAAAGTTCACAAGATGAAAATGAAGGGGATTGCCCAAAGAGGCAGTCAACTTGCATACGGAACTTTCGGGATCAAAGCTAATGAAGGAGCTTGGATCACTGCAAGACAAATTGAAGCAGCGCGTATTGCTGCAACAAGATATATGAAAAGAGAAGGTCAGTTATGGATCAAAGTATTTCCAGACAAACCTATTACTAAAAAACCAGCCGAAGTAAGGATGGGGAAAGGTAAAGGTGCTGTGGAATATTGGGTATCTGTAGTGAAACCTGGTAAAATTATGTTTGAAGTAGGTGGCGTATCTTATGAAGTTGCAAAAGAAGCACTTCGTCTTGCCGCTCAGAAACTTCCTGTTACTACAAGATTTGTAGTTGCTAACGATTTTGTTCAACCTCAATAA
- the rplF gene encoding 50S ribosomal protein L6, with translation MSRIGKSIIEIPANVTVTEKDGLVTVKGPKGELTQQLEQGITLKQEDGILTLDRPSESKQHKALHGLYRALINNMVLGTAEGWTKKLELVGVGYRASNQGNRLDLALGFSHGIVLDLPKEIVVETLSEKGKNPIITLTSFDKQLLGMVAAKIRSFRKPEPYKGKGVRFVGEIVRRKAGKSA, from the coding sequence ATGTCAAGAATTGGTAAATCAATTATAGAAATTCCCGCTAATGTTACCGTAACCGAGAAAGACGGATTGGTAACTGTGAAAGGACCGAAAGGAGAACTTACACAGCAATTAGAGCAGGGAATCACTCTAAAGCAAGAAGACGGGATTCTAACTTTAGATCGTCCGTCGGAATCTAAACAACATAAAGCATTACACGGTCTTTACAGAGCGTTAATCAATAATATGGTTCTTGGAACTGCCGAAGGGTGGACCAAAAAACTGGAATTGGTAGGAGTAGGATACAGAGCATCTAATCAAGGAAACAGATTAGATTTAGCTTTAGGATTCTCACACGGGATCGTACTGGATCTTCCGAAAGAAATCGTGGTAGAAACGTTATCTGAAAAAGGTAAAAACCCTATCATCACTTTAACATCATTTGACAAACAATTATTAGGAATGGTTGCTGCAAAGATCAGATCTTTCAGAAAACCAGAACCATATAAAGGAAAAGGTGTTAGATTCGTTGGAGAAATTGTAAGACGTAAAGCTGGTAAATCTGCTTAA
- the rpsH gene encoding 30S ribosomal protein S8 gives MVTDPISDFLTRVRNAQSAGHKVVDIPASKIKKEITKILFDQGYILNYKFEDNAVQGNIKIALKYDKTTNRPIIKSIQRASRPGLRQYKGSGELPRVLNGLGIAIISTSRGVMTDKKARQEKVGGEVICYVY, from the coding sequence ATGGTAACAGATCCAATTTCAGATTTCCTAACCAGAGTAAGGAACGCACAAAGCGCAGGCCACAAAGTGGTGGATATTCCTGCATCGAAAATCAAAAAGGAGATTACAAAAATTTTGTTTGATCAAGGTTATATTTTGAACTACAAGTTCGAAGATAACGCTGTTCAGGGAAACATCAAAATCGCTTTAAAGTACGACAAAACAACCAACAGACCTATCATCAAAAGCATCCAAAGAGCTTCAAGACCAGGTTTGAGACAATACAAAGGATCAGGTGAACTGCCAAGAGTATTGAACGGTTTGGGAATTGCAATTATCTCAACTTCGAGAGGAGTAATGACCGATAAAAAAGCACGTCAGGAAAAAGTGGGTGGAGAAGTAATCTGCTATGTTTATTAA
- the rpmC gene encoding 50S ribosomal protein L29: protein MKKADIKNLSAGDIQNKLVEVKADFNKMKLSHSISPIENPIQIKDLRRTIARLETELTLKQQS, encoded by the coding sequence ATGAAAAAAGCTGACATCAAAAATCTAAGCGCAGGAGACATTCAGAACAAACTAGTTGAAGTGAAAGCAGATTTCAATAAAATGAAATTATCGCACAGCATCAGCCCGATTGAAAATCCTATTCAAATCAAAGATTTGAGAAGAACAATCGCAAGACTGGAAACTGAATTAACACTAAAACAACAATCATAA
- the rpsC gene encoding 30S ribosomal protein S3: protein MGQKTNPIGNRLGIIRGWDSNWYGGKDYGDRIAEDYKIRRYLEARLSKGGISKIYIERTLKLVTITITTARPGLIIGKGGQEVDKLKEELKKLTDKDIQINIFEIKRPELDAVLVADSIAKQIENRISYRRAVKMSIQSTMRMGAEGIKVQISGRLNGAEMARSESFKEGRIPLSTFRADIDYHIGEALTQYGKLGVKVWIMKGEVYGKRDLSPLVGQQKKAPAGRGDRNDRNDRGDRGDRRPRDRK, encoded by the coding sequence ATGGGACAGAAGACAAATCCAATTGGTAACAGATTAGGTATCATCAGAGGATGGGATTCAAACTGGTATGGTGGTAAAGATTATGGAGACAGAATCGCAGAAGACTACAAGATCAGAAGATACCTTGAGGCAAGATTATCTAAAGGTGGAATTTCAAAAATCTACATCGAGAGAACATTGAAATTAGTAACCATTACAATTACGACTGCTAGACCGGGATTAATTATCGGTAAAGGAGGACAGGAAGTTGATAAATTAAAAGAAGAATTAAAAAAATTGACGGATAAAGATATCCAGATCAATATCTTCGAAATCAAAAGACCTGAACTCGACGCAGTTTTAGTTGCAGACAGCATCGCAAAGCAAATCGAAAATAGAATTTCTTACAGAAGAGCTGTGAAAATGTCAATTCAAAGCACCATGAGAATGGGAGCAGAAGGAATCAAAGTACAGATCTCTGGAAGATTAAACGGAGCTGAGATGGCAAGAAGCGAATCTTTCAAAGAAGGAAGAATCCCATTGTCAACTTTTAGAGCAGATATCGATTACCATATCGGTGAAGCACTTACTCAGTACGGGAAACTAGGAGTGAAAGTTTGGATTATGAAAGGGGAAGTGTACGGTAAAAGAGACCTTAGCCCATTAGTAGGACAACAGAAAAAAGCACCTGCAGGAAGAGGAGATCGTAACGATCGTAATGATAGAGGAGACAGAGGCGATAGAAGACCAAGAGATAGAAAATAA
- the rpsQ gene encoding 30S ribosomal protein S17, with amino-acid sequence MMDRNLRKERIGIVSSNKMEKTIVVSETTRVKHPMYGKFVLKTKKYTAHDENNECTEGDTVLITETRPLSKSKRWRLVRIIEKAK; translated from the coding sequence ATCATGGATAGAAATTTAAGAAAAGAAAGAATCGGAATCGTTTCTAGCAATAAAATGGAAAAAACCATTGTTGTAAGTGAAACGACGAGAGTAAAACACCCGATGTACGGTAAATTCGTTTTGAAAACGAAAAAATATACCGCTCATGATGAGAACAACGAGTGTACTGAAGGCGATACAGTATTAATTACTGAAACAAGACCTTTAAGTAAAAGTAAGAGATGGAGATTAGTAAGAATCATTGAAAAAGCTAAGTAA